In Oncorhynchus clarkii lewisi isolate Uvic-CL-2024 chromosome 2, UVic_Ocla_1.0, whole genome shotgun sequence, one DNA window encodes the following:
- the LOC139368200 gene encoding fatty acid hydroxylase domain-containing protein 2: MKGDVTQMNSKGQVPVQMNPSSQRQEAPGGLLDSVMKAVIVIGSGLFVLAAFGNSLTWHLQRFWGASGDFWQNQWTKVHQRWEGHETALFYAGAMFVPFAAFWGSNLLLMLVDYTGMPNFITRYRIQVDKNNPVDPVKLRHAVKTVVFNQLFISAPMVVVCWAVMFSSGNPCGPELPTFHRGLLEMAFCAVLEELLFYYSHRLFHHPALYKHFHKQHHEWTAPIGVVSLYAHPLEHVLSNMLPALIGPVILGSHLVTTTLWYALALVSTTISHCGYHLPFLPSPEFHDYHHLKFNQNFGVLGVLDRLHGTDANFRKTKAYERHTLLLSLTPLTESIPDPPKKVQ; the protein is encoded by the exons atgaagggcgACGTcactcaaatgaacagcaaaggTCAGGTCCCTGTCCAGATGAACCCAAGCAGTCAAAGACAG GAGGCCCCAGGAGGCCTTTTGGACTCGGTGATGAAAGCGGTCATCGTCATTGGATCTGGCCTCTTTGTCCTGGCAGCCTTTGGGAACTCCTTAACATG GCATCTGCAGAGGTTTTGGGGAGCATCAGGAGACTTCTGGCAAAACCAGTGGACCAAAGTACACCAGAGGTGGGAGGGACACGAGACAGCCTTGTTCTATGCCG GGGCGATGTTTGTGCCTTTTGCGGCTTTCTGGGGATCCAATCTTCTGCTCATGCTGGTTGATTACACTGGAATGCCCAACTTCATCACCCGTTACAGAATACAGGTGGACAAGAACAACCCG GTTGACCCAGTGAAGCTGCGCCACGCGGTGAAGACGGTGGTCTTCAACCAGCTCTTCATCTCTgctcccatggtggtggtgtgctGGGCGGTTATGTTTTCTAGTGGGAATCCCTGCGGCCCAGAGCTGCCCACCTTCCACCGAGGCCTGTTGGAGATGGCCTTCTGCGCCGTGCTGGAGGAGCTTCTGTTCTACTACTCGCACAG GCTGTTTCACCATCCTGCCCTCTACAAGCATTTCCACAAGCAGCACCATGAGTGGACGGCTCCCATTGGAGTGGTCTCTCTCTACGCCCATCCTCTGGAGCACGTG CTGTCCAACATGCTGCCTGCCCTGATCGGCCCTGTTATCCTGGGTTCCCACCTGGTCACAACCACCCTGTGGTACGCTCTGGCTCTGGTCAGCACCACAATCTCCCACTGTGGCTACCACCTCCCCTTCCTGCCCTCCCCCGAGTTCCACGACTACCACCACCTCAA GTTCAACCAGAACTTTGGAGTCCTGGGGGTTCTGGACAGGCTACACGGGACCGACGCCAACTTCAGGAAGACCAAGGCTTACGAGCGTCACACCCTGCTGCTCAGCCTCACCCCTCTGACCGAGAGCATCCCAGACCCCCCCAAGAAGGTCCAATGA